Genomic DNA from Acidimicrobiales bacterium:
CATCCAGCAGATCGTCGCCCACGCGGGCCTGCCGATCCGCATGCTCGGCACACTGACCGGCCCCCGAACGACGCCCGAGGCCCCGGAACTCCAGGCCATCTTCGCCGAGGAGGTGGCCCGAGGTGGCGACGTGGTGGCCATGGAGGTTTCGTCGCACGCTTTGGCCCTGCACCGAGTCGCCGGCACCCGATTCGCCGTCGGCGTGTTCACCAACCTCGGGCAGGACCACCTCGACTTCCACGGCGACCTGGCCACCTACGAGGCGGCAAAGACCGAACTCTTCTCTTCTCGCTACATCGAAACGGCGGTCATCAACGTCGATGATCCTGCGGGTCGCCGCATTGCCGACCAGTGCGACGTGCCCGTGCGTCCCTATGGTCTGGCCGATGTGGAGCACCTTCGGATCGACGGGCCGGTTTCGACGTTCACCTGGCGCGGTCACGAGATCGTGTTCCGCCTCCCCGGCTCGCACAACGTGCTGAACGCACTCGCTGCTGCGCTGGCCTGCATCGAGCTCGGCATCGAAACGGTCGACATCGCCGATGCACTCTGTCACGCCGACGGTGCCCGGGGCCGATTCGAGATGGTGAGCGTCGGCCAGCCGTTCTCGGTCGTCGTCGACTACGCCCACAAGCCCGAGGCCCTGCAGGCGGTGATCACCGCCTGCCGTCAGATCGTGGGGGAACGGGCCGACAGCACACCGGGGCGGGTGATCGTGGTCATCGGCTGCGGTGGTGATCGTGATCCGTTCAAGCGCCCCTTGATGGGAGAGATCGCGGCTCGGTATGCCGACCACGCAGTGCTGACATCGGACAATCCACGATCGGAGGATCCCGAGGCGATCCTCGATGCGATCGAGGCCGGGGTGCCGGCGGAGCGACGTTCGTCGGTGTCGAGGATCGAGGACCGGGCGACCGCGATCGCTCGCGCACTCGACGTGGCCCAAGCAGGCGATGTGGTGCTGATTGCCGGAAAGGGTGACGAGATCCACCAGATCGTCGGCGCAGAGGTCCTACCCTTCGACGATCGGGAGGTCGCTGTCGCCCACCTTCTCCGACCCCTCCCGTCGTCTGCCTCTTCGTTGGAGCGTGATCGTTCGTGATTCGTCTGTTGACTGCTGCGGCGCTCGCCTTTGCCGTCACCGCCTTGACCACCCGGCTGTTGATCGACTTCCTGACTCGTCAGCGCATCGGTCAACCCATTCGCGAGGACGGTCCACAGGGGCACAAGACCAAGGCCGGAACGCCGACCATGGGTGGATTGGCGATCGTGGCCGGAGCGGTTGCGGGCTATGTACTGTCGGACCTGCTGCTCGGCGGGGTGTTCACCCGCAGCGGCCTGATCGTGATGACCGCCATCTGCGCCGCCGCCGCCGTCGGTTTCGCCGATGACTGGATCAAGGTCAGGAGCGAGCGCAACCTCGGTCTCAACAAGCGAACCAAGTCGCTGGGGCTGCTGGCGGTCGCCATCGGTTTCGCCGTGTCGACCCACTGGCTGACATCGGCCTCGACCGACCTGAGCTTCACCCGGGCCAACCAGCTGGGGATCGACCTCGGGACCTGGGGCTGGCTGATCTGGGCGATCATCCTGGTCTACGCCGCATCCAACGCCGTGAACCTCACCGACGGGCTCGATGGCCTCGCTGCCGGCACCAGCATGTTCTCCTTTGGCGCCTACACGCTCGTGTGCTTCTGGATCTTCCGCCAGACGCAGGGATCGACGGCGCCCGACAACATCTACGGCGTGGCCCACGCCCTCGACCTGGCGGTCGTGTCGATCGCGATGCTGGCGGCTCTCGCCGGCTTCCTATGGTTCAACGCCGCCCCCGCCGAGATCTTCATGGGCGACACCGGTTCGCTGGCCATCGGTACCGGGCTCGCGGCGCTCGCCCTCACCACGAACACCCACCTGCTGCTCCCCATCATCGGCGGGATCTACGTCGCCGAAACGACGTCCGTGATGCTGCAGGTGGCGTACTTCAAGGCGACGAAAGGCAAGCGCCTGTTCCGCATGGCGCCGATTCATCATCACTTCGAGCTCCTCGGTTGGAAGGAGACGAAGGTGATCATCCGCTTCTGGCTGATCGGCATCGCCCTCACCGCCGTCGCCCTCGGGTTGTTCTATACCGACTGGGTCCGAGCCGTTGAGCTGGTCGACTGAGGTGGCGGACATGAGCACCAACGCCGAAGTCGACCTCGGCTCCCCGCTGGTCGTCGGCTTCGGCGTGACCGGACAGGCGGTGACCCGAGCGCTGGTCAGCCGTGGTGTCACGCCCACCGTGATCGACGACCGTCCCAG
This window encodes:
- the mraY gene encoding phospho-N-acetylmuramoyl-pentapeptide-transferase; this encodes MIRLLTAAALAFAVTALTTRLLIDFLTRQRIGQPIREDGPQGHKTKAGTPTMGGLAIVAGAVAGYVLSDLLLGGVFTRSGLIVMTAICAAAAVGFADDWIKVRSERNLGLNKRTKSLGLLAVAIGFAVSTHWLTSASTDLSFTRANQLGIDLGTWGWLIWAIILVYAASNAVNLTDGLDGLAAGTSMFSFGAYTLVCFWIFRQTQGSTAPDNIYGVAHALDLAVVSIAMLAALAGFLWFNAAPAEIFMGDTGSLAIGTGLAALALTTNTHLLLPIIGGIYVAETTSVMLQVAYFKATKGKRLFRMAPIHHHFELLGWKETKVIIRFWLIGIALTAVALGLFYTDWVRAVELVD
- a CDS encoding UDP-N-acetylmuramoyl-L-alanyl-D-glutamate--2,6-diaminopimelate ligase, which gives rise to MSVTVAALAAVLPGARVLGAEATEVTHITHDSRHAGPGTLFACVPGAVADGHDFAGAAIAAGAVALLVERPLAEFDVPQILVADVRSDMGPAAAELFDQPSRHLRVVGVTGTNGKTSVVGLIQQIVAHAGLPIRMLGTLTGPRTTPEAPELQAIFAEEVARGGDVVAMEVSSHALALHRVAGTRFAVGVFTNLGQDHLDFHGDLATYEAAKTELFSSRYIETAVINVDDPAGRRIADQCDVPVRPYGLADVEHLRIDGPVSTFTWRGHEIVFRLPGSHNVLNALAAALACIELGIETVDIADALCHADGARGRFEMVSVGQPFSVVVDYAHKPEALQAVITACRQIVGERADSTPGRVIVVIGCGGDRDPFKRPLMGEIAARYADHAVLTSDNPRSEDPEAILDAIEAGVPAERRSSVSRIEDRATAIARALDVAQAGDVVLIAGKGDEIHQIVGAEVLPFDDREVAVAHLLRPLPSSASSLERDRS